The following proteins are co-located in the Tenrec ecaudatus isolate mTenEca1 chromosome 11, mTenEca1.hap1, whole genome shotgun sequence genome:
- the LOC142460811 gene encoding coagulation factor VII-like: MVSQVHTLALLCFLFGLQPSLTAVFIRQEEANSILHRQRRANEFFEEMWAGSLERECYEEQCSFEEVREIFQILERTNQFWRSYTDGNQCASNPCQNGGTCMDDLQYYICFCLEDFEGRNCEKNKNSELVCLNENGGCQQYCSDNPGTKRSCRCHQDYKLMADEVSCEPTVKYPCGKIPVLEKRNNSASLGRIVGGVLCPPGECPWQAALTLKGELLCGGVLLDATWVVSAAHCFDKIYPNSTWKTVKVVLGEHDLGKEEGTEQERSIAQMIVPDKYRIGQADHDIILLRLSSPVNFTDYVVPLCLPDKKLSEQTLINIRFSSVSGWGQLLYKGSTALQLMTINVPRMMNQDCEEKAKRSINAPALTENMFCAGDLDGSKDACQGDSGGPHSTKYRSTWYLTGIVSWGEGCAAIGHVGVYTRVSQYIEWLHRNMDRERSSGVLRAPFP; this comes from the exons ATGGTTTCCCAAGTCCATACACTGGCTTTGCTCTGCTTTCTGTTCGGGTTGCAGCCATCTCTGACTGCAG TCTTCATAAGGCAGGAGGAGGCCAACAGCATCCTGCACAGGCAAAGGCGAGCCAACGAGTTTTTTGAAGAAATGTGGGCAGGGTCACTGGAGAGGGAGTGCTATGAGGAACAGTGCTCCTTTGAGGAAGTCAGGGAGATCTTCCAGATCCTAGAGAGGACC AACCAGTTCTGGCGTTCTTACACTG ATGGAAACCAATGTGCTTCAAATCCATGCCAGAATGGAGGCACCTGTATGGACGACTTACAATATTACATTTGCTTCTGCCTAGAGGACTTTGAGGGTCGGAACTGTGAGAAAA ACAAAAACAGCGAGCTGGTCTGTTTGAATGAAAACGGGGGCTGTCAACAGTACTGCAGTGACAACCCAGGGACCAAGCGCTCCTGCAGATGTCACCAGGACTACAAGCTCATGGCTGACGAGGTGTCCTGTGAGCCCACAG TTAAATATCCATGTGGGAAAATACCTGTCCTGGAAAAAAGAAACAACAGCGCCTCTCTAGGTCGAATTGTGGGTGGCGTGCTGTGTCCCCCAGGGGAATGTCCATGGCAG GCTGCGTTGACCCTGAAAGGGGAACTGCTGTGTGGAGGGGTGTTGTTGGATGCCACCTGGGTGGTCTCGGCAGCCCACTGTTTCGACAAAATCTACCCAAACTCTACATGGAAGACTGTGAAGGTGGTGTTAG GTGAGCATGACCTTGGcaaagaggaaggcactgaaCAAGAACGGTCAATTGCTCAAATGATTGTTCCTGATAAGTACAGGATAGGCCAGGCTGACCATGACATCATCCTGCTCCGCCTGAGCTCACCAGTGAACTTTACCGACTATGTGGTGCCCCTCTGCTTGCCAGACAAGAAGTTATCTGAGCAAACGCTCATCAATATCAGGTTCTCCTCGGTGAGCGGCTGGGGTCAGCTCCTCTACAAAGGCTCCACAGCCCTGCAGCTCATGACCATCAACGTGCCCAGAATGATGAACCAGGACTGTGAGGAGAAAGCAAAAAGGAGTATCAATGCCCCTGCACTGACAGAGAACATGTTCTGTGCCGGCGACCTGGATGGGAGCAAAGATGCCTGCCAGGGTGACAGTGGTGGCCCCCATTCCACCAAGTACAGAAGCACATGGTACCTGACAGGAATCGTCAGCTGGGGCGAGGGCTGTGCAGCCATAGGCCATGTTGGGGTGTACACCAGGGTCTCCCAGTATATTGAGTGGTTGCACAGGAACATGGACCGGGAACGAAGCTCAGGTGTACTGCGAGCTCCATTTCCCTAA